The Ahaetulla prasina isolate Xishuangbanna chromosome 4, ASM2864084v1, whole genome shotgun sequence genome has a window encoding:
- the LOC131198743 gene encoding uncharacterized protein K02A2.6-like, which produces MSSAERNYSQLDREALAIVSGVKKFHEYVFGRDFEIVMDHRPLLGLLAGDSPTPVALSPRLTRWTIFLAAYSYKLLHRPGKDLGHADALSRCPLPETIEDPTPGTPVLLIDSLDSGPVTSKEVARASYKDITIRTVIGWVQRGWPAAPGERFKDFVKKRAELSVQGGCLLWGDRVVILEKLRKNVLELLHVGHPGIVRMKGLARSYVWWPLMDKEISDRVGKCQSCQESRPLPPTAPIREWEKPQGPWSRIHIDFAGPFHGQTFLIVVDAYSKWLEIILMRSTTAEAVISVLRHLFVTHGLPDTLVSDNGP; this is translated from the coding sequence atgtcctcggccgagaggaactatagccagctagatagggaagcattggctatagtctccggggttaagaaattccacgaatatgtattcggacgagatttcgaAATAGTcatggaccatagacccctactgggcctattggcgggcgacagcccaacacccgttgcactttcgcccagactgacccgatggactatcttcctagcggcatactcttacaaattgcttcaccgcccaggaaaggacttagggcatgcggacgctctgagtaggtgcccgttaccagagactatcgaagacccaaccccggggacacccgtcctgctaattgactctttggactctggcccagtcacatccaaggaggtggctagggcatcttacaaggacattacaataaggactgtaattggttgggtacaaaggggatggcccgctgcgccgggcgagcgtttcaaagactttgtgaaaaaacgagcggaactatcggttcaaggggggtgtctgttatggggggatagggtggtgatcctggagaaattacgaaaaaatgtattggaacttctgcatgtgggccacccggggatcgtgagaatgaagggtttagcgaggagctatgtgtggtggcccttgatggacaaggaaattagcgacagggtagggaaatgccaatcctgccaagagtcaaggccactaccccctacagccccaattagagagtgggagaaaccccaggggccatggtctaggattcacatcgattttgccggcccattccacgggcaaacctttttaatagtagtagatgcctactcaaaatggctagaaatcatcctcatgagatccacgacggccgaggcagttatctcagtcctgaggcacctatttgtaacccatgggttgcccgacaccctagtttccgacaacggcccgtaa